The proteins below come from a single Esox lucius isolate fEsoLuc1 chromosome 7, fEsoLuc1.pri, whole genome shotgun sequence genomic window:
- the LOC105011111 gene encoding dnaJ homolog subfamily C member 18: MAEVRLKIGHGGYRLFRNAYKQSPVEINGNQARNTIQNTRALLSRSDEAQNDHDITLRLTNWTAQPAPGIYDGSLEIENSRSFSRLTDVGFDCGRCYDLVSKCEEEELQFWSAWRKILPDSDHVRLHDKNRASRWFHLKSPNLTDSPVHVIACRALGWRKNLVAGTTHPTRCEHRRYMCSVRFASRQSKLSLQQTHGRLLMRAYGNGNLSEPLYKSRTAYYEILEVSPTATQAQIKTAYYKQSFIYHPDKNAGSTEATHRFSNISEAYNVLGNKGLRKKYDRGILSQGDVIGATKPSTKDSKSSPPQPTREAHQSSVLGIDSKKIFDFDNFIRSHYKSQLVKEEEVRVKKEEMRRKKESMKDQDLGKMMEMAVGVLVIIAVSILISLKQGGN; encoded by the coding sequence ATGGCGGAGGTCAGGCTGAAGATTGGCCACGGCGGCTACAGACTCTTTCGAAACGCATATAAACAGTCACCAGTAGAGATTAATGGCAACCAAGCTagaaacacaatacaaaacactcGAGCACTTTTATCTCGATCTGACGAAGCTCAAAATGACCATGATATTACACTACGTCTGACTAACTGGACAGCGCAGCCGGCTCCTGGAATTTATGACGGCAGTTTAGAAATTGAAAACTCAAGGTCCTTCAGTAGACTTACAGACGTTGGATTCGACTGTGGACGTTGCTACGACCTTGTATCAAAATGCGAAGAGGAGGAATTACAGTTCTGGTCTGCATGGAGGAAGATCTTGCCAGACAGTGATCATGTAAGACTACACGATAAAAACAGAGCAAGCCGTTGGTTTCATCTCAAGTCACCTAACCTGACTGACTCGCCGGTCCATGTTATTGCCTGTAGAGCTTTAGGCTGGAGAAAGAATCTTGTAGCAGGCACCACACATCCAACCAGGTGCGAGCATAGACGATATATGTGTTCAGTGAGATTTGCCAGCAGACAGTCAAAGTTGAGTTTGCAGCAGACTCATGGAAGGTTATTGATGAGGGCTTATGGTAATGGCAACCTGTCTGAGCCCCTGTATAAAAGTAGAACGGCATATTATGAAATCCTTGAAGTCTCTCCAACTGCCACACAAGCTCAGATCAAAACCGCTTACTACAAGCAATCTTTCATCTACCACCCAGACAAGAATGCAGGCAGTACTGAGGCTACACACCGCTTCTCCAACATCAGCGAGGCGTACAATGTGTTGGGCAACAAGGGGCTAAGGAAGAAATACGACCGAGGCATTCTCAGTCAAGGAGACGTTATTGGAGCAACTAAACCTTCAACAAAGGACAGCAAAAGCTCCCCGCCTCAGCCAACACGGGAGGCACACCAATCTTCCGTCTTGGGGATTGACAGCAAAAAGATCTTTGACTTTGACAACTTTATCAGATCTCACTATAAATCCCAGCTagtgaaagaggaggaggtgcGCGTCAAGAAGGAAGAGATGCGGAGGAAGAAAGAGTCCATGAAAGACCAGGATCTGGGCAAGATGATGGAAATGGCTGTTGGAGTGTTAGTGATCATAGCAGTGTCAATTCTGATAAGCTTGAAACAGGGAGGGAATTGA